The following proteins are co-located in the Flavobacterium sp. CECT 9288 genome:
- a CDS encoding vitamin K epoxide reductase family protein, with protein sequence MLNIIKKYLNLNKYYNQKELFEEAFLSHPNYPSLYAVTDTLSYLSIDNLAVKIPKEQFIELPEYFLTMHNGELVLTKKENSSVLIENEKGKRRIISSDEFLKEWSQIVVIIGSNIELNNIKIKNGFSKWVWYLLPVVLLVSLSLSLFNFSALSFSMLGLTIMGLLASVLILQEKFGIKTEIGSKLCNVSAQASCESVIKSKKSEIFKGLSFYDLPILFFGTNFLALLIDPINSSSLIVGLSLISIPFLGYSVWLQKVTLKKWCFLCLLVSVVILAQGMLIFLNLEPFNYFTLCNSFAYVISSILITSSWFFIRPIMEENIMLKDKLNVYKRLKRNFKVFKSFSKKVEVVEGFEKLKGIQYGDSNATISLTLFLSPSCGHCHKAFQDALDLFQKNKSKVYLNILFNVNPENSSNEYLSVVETLLVLNTSNEEVAKEALVDWHIKNMSLIEWKVKWSSSSFDKIVNDQMIKQYEWCLVNNFNFTPVKIVNGELFPDEYELTDIKYFLNDFEEERQTLKNK encoded by the coding sequence ATGTTAAACATCATAAAAAAATACTTAAACCTAAACAAGTATTATAATCAAAAAGAATTATTTGAAGAGGCTTTTTTATCTCATCCCAATTATCCAAGTTTATATGCAGTTACAGATACATTAAGTTATTTGTCGATTGATAATTTAGCAGTTAAAATTCCCAAAGAACAATTTATTGAATTGCCTGAATATTTTTTGACCATGCATAATGGAGAACTTGTTCTAACTAAAAAAGAAAATTCATCAGTATTAATTGAGAATGAAAAAGGGAAAAGACGCATTATCTCTTCTGATGAATTTTTAAAAGAATGGAGTCAGATTGTTGTTATTATAGGATCAAATATCGAGTTAAATAATATTAAAATAAAAAATGGTTTTTCAAAATGGGTATGGTATTTATTGCCTGTCGTACTATTAGTTTCTTTATCACTTTCTTTATTTAATTTTTCAGCCCTTAGTTTCTCTATGTTAGGGCTAACAATTATGGGGTTATTAGCAAGTGTTTTGATTTTGCAAGAAAAATTTGGAATCAAAACAGAAATTGGATCAAAACTTTGTAACGTAAGCGCCCAAGCTTCATGTGAATCCGTAATAAAATCAAAAAAAAGTGAAATTTTTAAAGGGTTAAGTTTTTATGATTTGCCTATTCTTTTTTTTGGAACTAATTTTTTAGCATTGCTTATAGATCCAATTAATTCAAGCTCATTGATTGTTGGTTTGAGTTTGATTTCAATTCCTTTTTTAGGTTATTCAGTATGGCTTCAAAAAGTGACTTTAAAAAAATGGTGTTTTCTGTGTTTATTAGTATCAGTAGTTATTTTGGCACAAGGAATGCTTATCTTTTTAAATTTAGAACCTTTTAACTATTTCACATTATGTAATTCTTTTGCTTATGTAATATCTTCCATATTGATTACCTCAAGTTGGTTTTTTATCAGACCCATAATGGAAGAGAATATTATGTTGAAAGACAAATTAAATGTTTACAAACGTCTTAAAAGAAATTTTAAAGTGTTTAAATCTTTTAGTAAAAAAGTAGAAGTAGTAGAAGGTTTTGAAAAATTAAAAGGAATTCAATACGGTGATAGTAATGCAACTATTTCATTGACTCTTTTTTTAAGTCCAAGTTGTGGTCATTGTCATAAGGCATTTCAAGATGCATTGGATTTATTCCAAAAAAATAAAAGCAAGGTATATCTCAACATATTGTTTAATGTAAACCCTGAAAACAGCAGCAATGAGTATTTGTCAGTTGTGGAAACTTTATTGGTATTAAATACATCTAATGAAGAGGTGGCTAAAGAAGCTCTAGTAGATTGGCACATTAAAAACATGAGTTTGATAGAATGGAAAGTAAAATGGTCTTCATCGTCATTTGATAAGATAGTGAATGATCAAATGATAAAACAGTATGAATGGTGTTTGGTAAACAATTTCAATTTTACCCCAGTAAAAATTGTTAATGGTGAATTGTTTCCTGATGAATATGAATTGACTGATATAAAATATTTCTTGAATGATTTTGAAGAAGAAAGACAAACATTAAAAAATAAATAA
- a CDS encoding peptidase domain-containing ABC transporter, with protein sequence MKKFPSYIQADAKDCGPTCLKIVSKYYGRTINIQQLRDYSETTREGSNLLFLSDAADRVGFRTLGVKLDLESLKEAPLPCILHWNKEHYVVLYHVKKGRYYVSDPGFGLIEYNENEFLKFWIGNNADDKTQEGVALLLETTPKFFETDFDKEEKKALGFGILYQYLWKYKSFLVQLSIGLLAGTLLQLVFPFLNQSLVDIGIQNQNMGFVYLILFAQIFLFVGRTGIELIRSWILLHLSTRINISLISDFFIKLMNLPISFFDVRMTADIMQRINDHRRIERILTTSSLNVIFSVINMIVMGGVLAYYNLQIFFIFFAGSLLYFIWITLFLKRREALDYKRFSEVSQEQSKVMELINGMQEIKLHNAEKQKRWGWEHVQARLFKVSMKGLVLEQTQSIGSSIINELKNIMITFVSAKLVIDGQLTFGMMLAINGIVGTLNGPIAQLIGFVRELQDAKISLARLSEIHEKEDEVQQEEFQMHEVPSNQDISIKNLTYRYLGSDVPVLEDLSLVIPAKKVTAIVGVSGSGKTTLMKLLLKFYEPEKGEVLVGNAPLKNISQRAWRNCIGAVMQEGFIFNDTIANNIAVGVDKVNKDRLVYAADVANISDYINGLPLGYNTKIGSEGVGMSTGQKQRLLIARAVYKNPEMLFFDEATSALDANNEKVIMSKLDLFFKNKTVVVIAHRLSTVMNADQIVVLDKGKIIEIGSHSELVEQKGNYFELVRNQLQLGN encoded by the coding sequence TTGAAAAAGTTTCCATCATACATTCAAGCGGATGCGAAAGATTGTGGACCTACCTGTTTAAAAATAGTTTCGAAATACTATGGTAGAACAATTAATATTCAGCAATTACGCGATTATTCTGAAACTACCCGTGAAGGTAGTAATTTACTTTTTTTGAGTGATGCCGCAGATCGTGTGGGCTTTAGAACTTTAGGAGTAAAACTTGATTTAGAAAGCCTTAAAGAGGCGCCTTTGCCTTGTATTTTACATTGGAATAAAGAACACTATGTGGTGCTATATCATGTTAAAAAAGGCAGGTATTATGTTTCTGATCCAGGTTTTGGGTTAATAGAGTATAATGAAAATGAATTTTTGAAATTTTGGATTGGTAACAATGCTGATGACAAAACTCAGGAAGGAGTTGCATTATTGTTAGAAACTACACCCAAATTTTTTGAAACTGATTTTGATAAGGAAGAAAAGAAAGCTTTAGGCTTTGGTATTCTTTATCAATATTTATGGAAATATAAATCCTTTTTAGTGCAGTTAAGTATTGGCTTACTAGCAGGAACTTTATTACAATTAGTTTTTCCATTTCTAAATCAGAGTTTGGTTGATATAGGTATCCAAAATCAAAACATGGGTTTTGTATATCTTATTCTCTTTGCGCAAATTTTTTTATTTGTAGGGAGAACAGGAATCGAACTCATACGAAGTTGGATTCTACTACATTTATCGACAAGAATTAATATATCGTTAATTTCTGATTTTTTCATTAAGCTGATGAATTTGCCAATTTCGTTTTTTGATGTGCGAATGACAGCAGATATCATGCAGCGTATCAATGACCATCGTAGAATTGAAAGAATTTTGACTACTTCATCACTAAATGTGATTTTTTCTGTCATTAACATGATTGTCATGGGTGGGGTTTTGGCCTATTATAATCTTCAGATTTTCTTTATATTTTTTGCAGGTAGTTTATTGTATTTTATCTGGATTACTTTGTTTTTAAAACGTAGAGAAGCCTTGGATTATAAGCGGTTTTCAGAAGTGAGTCAGGAGCAAAGTAAAGTTATGGAGCTTATTAACGGTATGCAGGAAATAAAATTGCATAACGCTGAAAAACAAAAAAGGTGGGGTTGGGAACATGTTCAAGCAAGGTTGTTTAAAGTTTCTATGAAAGGTTTAGTACTTGAACAAACTCAAAGTATAGGGTCTTCTATTATAAATGAATTGAAAAATATCATGATTACTTTTGTTTCAGCAAAATTAGTTATTGATGGGCAGTTGACTTTCGGGATGATGTTAGCAATAAATGGAATCGTCGGTACATTAAATGGTCCAATAGCCCAATTAATTGGTTTTGTTAGAGAATTGCAAGATGCTAAAATATCTTTAGCACGCTTATCAGAGATTCATGAAAAGGAGGATGAGGTACAACAAGAAGAATTTCAAATGCATGAGGTACCAAGTAATCAAGATATTTCTATAAAAAATTTAACTTATAGATATTTAGGTTCAGATGTGCCTGTTCTAGAAGACTTAAGTTTGGTGATTCCTGCTAAGAAAGTAACTGCAATTGTGGGTGTTAGTGGAAGCGGTAAAACTACTTTAATGAAATTACTTTTAAAATTCTATGAACCAGAGAAAGGAGAAGTCCTTGTGGGTAATGCGCCACTTAAAAATATTTCTCAGAGGGCTTGGAGAAATTGTATTGGAGCGGTTATGCAAGAAGGATTTATCTTTAATGATACTATTGCAAATAATATTGCGGTAGGTGTTGATAAAGTCAATAAAGACCGCTTAGTGTATGCAGCAGATGTGGCTAATATTAGCGATTATATTAATGGTCTTCCATTAGGATACAATACTAAAATTGGCTCGGAAGGAGTAGGAATGAGTACTGGGCAAAAGCAGCGATTGCTTATTGCTAGAGCAGTATATAAAAACCCAGAAATGTTGTTTTTTGATGAGGCTACTTCGGCTTTGGATGCTAATAATGAAAAAGTAATTATGAGTAAATTAGATCTTTTTTTCAAAAACAAAACAGTAGTGGTTATAGCGCACCGTTTGAGTACCGTAATGAATGCAGATCAAATTGTAGTACTCGATAAAGGAAAAATCATTGAAATAGGAAGCCATTCTGAATTGGTAGAACAAAAAGGGAATTATTTTGAATTGGTTCGAAATCAATTGCAATTAGGAAATTAA
- a CDS encoding HlyD family secretion protein: protein MVQEKYDTSFELRSEEVQDILSKVPHWMIRWGTVLIFAIIVMLFFVSWFLKYPDIVSTEVVITTNIPPEKIVAKTTGRIEAILVRDKEVTTGNTTLAIIENNANYKDVFVLKNCMEHFDLNGTTKFPFHLLDNAQLGDVENAYAIFQKEYIAEELNSQLQPFQLENNSQHLENAQIKERLRLLEQQKTINESELQLQKNDVNRYEILYNKGVVSTQDLENKKLGYLQADKNYRSLLSSISQLKSSLIDNTRSSQSSQINGTRETVNLDRNVTQAFYQLKKAIKDWELTYTLKSSVGGTVSFLQVWSKNQTIVSGDNVFSVIPTIKEGYVGKVKAASLNSGKIKVGQKVNIRLFNFPDREFGVLSGKVSNISLVPDKDGNLLIDVSLPKGLESSYKKQIPFQQEMKGSADIVTEDLRLIERLLYQFRDLFNVQNQTTTSSNKNP from the coding sequence ATGGTACAAGAAAAATACGACACTTCATTTGAGCTAAGAAGCGAAGAAGTTCAAGACATACTTTCAAAAGTTCCACATTGGATGATTCGCTGGGGAACCGTTTTGATTTTTGCTATCATTGTGATGCTCTTTTTTGTGTCTTGGTTTTTGAAATATCCAGATATCGTTAGTACAGAGGTGGTAATTACGACTAATATTCCGCCTGAGAAGATAGTGGCTAAAACTACGGGAAGAATCGAGGCTATTTTAGTAAGAGATAAAGAAGTAACTACAGGGAACACAACACTTGCTATAATTGAGAATAATGCCAATTATAAAGATGTATTTGTTTTGAAGAACTGTATGGAACATTTTGATTTAAACGGAACTACAAAATTTCCTTTTCATTTACTTGATAATGCACAATTAGGAGATGTAGAAAACGCGTATGCTATTTTTCAAAAAGAGTATATTGCCGAGGAGTTAAATTCGCAATTGCAACCTTTCCAATTGGAAAACAATTCGCAACATTTAGAGAATGCTCAGATAAAAGAACGTTTACGATTATTAGAGCAACAAAAAACAATTAATGAAAGTGAATTACAGCTTCAAAAAAATGATGTCAATCGTTATGAAATTCTATATAACAAAGGAGTGGTTTCTACACAGGATCTTGAAAATAAAAAATTAGGATATCTTCAGGCTGACAAGAATTATAGGAGTTTATTGTCTTCAATTTCTCAATTAAAATCATCCTTGATTGATAATACAAGGTCAAGTCAAAGCTCACAAATAAATGGAACAAGAGAAACTGTAAACCTAGATCGTAATGTTACCCAGGCTTTTTACCAATTAAAAAAAGCAATAAAAGATTGGGAATTGACTTATACTTTAAAATCCTCTGTTGGCGGAACTGTTTCTTTTTTGCAAGTTTGGAGTAAAAATCAGACTATCGTTTCAGGAGATAATGTGTTTTCTGTTATACCCACAATAAAAGAAGGTTATGTTGGTAAAGTAAAAGCAGCTTCATTAAATTCTGGTAAAATTAAAGTAGGGCAAAAAGTAAATATTCGCTTGTTTAATTTTCCAGATAGGGAATTTGGTGTTTTGAGTGGTAAAGTAAGTAATATTTCTCTGGTACCAGACAAAGATGGTAATTTACTAATAGATGTGTCTCTGCCAAAAGGATTGGAGTCTTCTTATAAAAAGCAAATCCCTTTTCAGCAAGAGATGAAGGGGTCTGCAGATATTGTGACCGAAGATTTGAGATTAATAGAACGTTTGTTGTATCAATTTAGAGATCTGTTTAATGTACAAAATCAAACCACTACATCTTCAAATAAAAATCCTTAG